From Pseudomonas sp. stari2:
GCCACTCCACCGGCCAGCCTAGAACGCGCCTTTCATCATCCAGATGCAGGGTGATGACGCGATCATATTTCGCAAATGCGCTGAACCATTGGCTAGGGTAGGAAGATTGTTTCGTTACGTTTCTGCTACGCAACCAACCATGTAAGTTGCCACTGGCGGACACGCAACAAGCCAGCAACCCAAACACCAGCGAAGCAAAAAACGCCCATGCTGTTTCAGCTTTGGAATCCCACGTTCCTACAGAAAAACCCTCTCTCCCCACCCACAAACAGACCTCACCAACGCCCAAAACGGCCCCTTGAATCACAAACGT
This genomic window contains:
- a CDS encoding DUF6338 family protein — protein: MDDLVKEVIPLLQYLIPGFVSTWIFYTLTAFKRPDTFGQIVQALIFTFVIQGAVLGVGEVCLWVGREGFSVGTWDSKAETAWAFFASLVFGLLACCVSASGNLHGWLRSRNVTKQSSYPSQWFSAFAKYDRVITLHLDDERRVLGWPVEWPPESSSGQFLLQSPCWLNSDGTDVPFGAEFLLIDSAKVKWVEFNPISEGSS